One Helicobacter pylori NCTC 11637 = CCUG 17874 = ATCC 43504 = JCM 12093 genomic window, AAAAATGTCGCTGCCGTGATGATTACAGCCTCCTTACCCCCCTTTGCAAGACAGGGCGATAAAATTGATATTCAAATTTCTTCTATTGGGGATGCAAAATCCATTCAAGGAGGGACTTTGGTGATGACCCCTTTAAATGCGGTAGATGGGAATATTTACGCCCTCGCTCAAGGGGCTATCACTTCGGGCAATTCTAATAACTTGCTCTCAGCCAATATCATCAATGGGGCGACTATTGAAAGGGAAGTTTCGTATGATTTGTTCCATAAAAACGCCATGGTTTTAAGCCTAAAAAACCCCAATTTTAAAAACGCTATCCAAGTGCAAAACACTTTAAATAAGGTGTTTGGCAATAAAGTAGCCATAGCGTTAGATCCAAAAACCATTCAAATCACTCGCCCAGAGCGTTTTTCTATGGTGGAGTTTTTAGCCTTAGTGCAAGAAATCCCTATTAATTACAGCGCGAAAAATAAGATCATTGTAGATGAAAAATCAGGCACGATCGTTTCAGGAGTGGATATAATGGTGCATCCTATAGTGGTTACAAGCCAAGACATCACGCTGAAAATCACTAAAGAGCCTTTAAACAATTCTAAAAACACGCAGGATTTAGACAACAACATGTCCTTAGACGCCGCTCATAACACGCTGAGTTCTAACGGGAAAAACATCACCATTGCCGGGGTGGTGAAAGCCTTACAAAAAATTGGCGTGAGCGCTAAGGGGATGGTTTCAATCTTGCAAGCCCTAAAAAAAAGCGGCGCGATTAGCGCTGAAATGGAGATACTATGATAAACAACAATAAAGCCATGCTAGAACAATACAATGTTTCTAAATTAGCGAGCGAAGAGAAATTAAAAGCGCTAGCTCAAAATAAAAACGACAAGCTCCTCAAAGAACAAACCGATTCTTTTGAAGCA contains:
- a CDS encoding flagellar basal body P-ring protein FlgI, which translates into the protein MKRVFLWLIFVLAFHKLLAEKIGDIASVVGVRDNQLIGYGLVIGLNGTGDKSGSKFTMQSISNMLESVNVKISADDIKSKNVAAVMITASLPPFARQGDKIDIQISSIGDAKSIQGGTLVMTPLNAVDGNIYALAQGAITSGNSNNLLSANIINGATIEREVSYDLFHKNAMVLSLKNPNFKNAIQVQNTLNKVFGNKVAIALDPKTIQITRPERFSMVEFLALVQEIPINYSAKNKIIVDEKSGTIVSGVDIMVHPIVVTSQDITLKITKEPLNNSKNTQDLDNNMSLDAAHNTLSSNGKNITIAGVVKALQKIGVSAKGMVSILQALKKSGAISAEMEIL